Genomic window (Gadus macrocephalus chromosome 13, ASM3116895v1):
ACGCAGAGTGCCAAAGGCATTGCCACAGCTGGTAAGAAAACAAACTGTCTTccttctgtttattttttttaaatatggctTTAATATATGGTTGCAAAGTAAATGTGATGTAAGTGGATATAATTGCTAGTCATTGGTTTGAACATTTATACCTTAAATAGCATCATTAATAGAAATCATGGCTCACAATTCTAGAAGTAATGGAAGGAAATAATGGACTATCTTGTTGGCAGTGGGATGAAGAAATCATCTCTCAAATTGAGTTTCATAGTGTTACTAAACCGGAAAATGAGTATTATTAAAATGGCTTCCAGTGTCATAAAGTATTTACTGCCTTGTCCCCACTAATTCCCAGGCATGTGGAAATCGGTGTCGTACAGTGCCAAGAAGCTGCTGAAGatgtggaggggatggaggaggaagccCTCTGTCCCACAAGTGTCCTGatcacccctccccccgtcgGAGAGGTTGTCTGACCGGCATGTGACTGTGTGCTCTGAGGCAGGATACCACGCCTGCTTTAGTCTTTGTACCTACACCTTTGACCTTCACCTGAACTCCAGTTTGTTGTTCAGGACTCCTATTGGATTACAAAAGATGCAGTTTCAACAGACCTCTCCTGCAAAAGGACTCACTGCCGAAGGAAGACATACTCACAAATCTGGAAGATGTGTGAATacttatttatgtttttatttcgtAATTATGAATGATGTTGCCATAGTAAAATGTGGACAATTGCaaaatgaaattaaaattataaacaatataaacaattatTGAATATCATATAATTACAATTCTAACTACAATTTACGCTTGAGTTAGTGTATCTTGCTTTTGGATATTCTCCTACCTCTACAACACAAGAACCTAAACATGATTACAATAGAGAGGAGAAAGATGGTCACAGCAGCCAACAGAGTCATCATTACATCTATAGAGTAGTAAGAATACCAGGGCATCCTGTAAGACTCAGTACGAAGGTGGGGTGCACCTTTGTGGCGCATCACATACTCTGTCCAGAAGATGGCATGCTCCAGGGGGGGAATCGGCTGGTCTCTGTGCAGACGGGACAGTCTCTgcatattgtttctgtaactgTCTTGGTGGAGCACTTCCCCAAGTCCCTGCTCAAAGATGCGACCGTTGACTTCAGACAGTTTGAGGATTTTTCCCGCTCCCCTCTCCTGCAGACGGAGCAGGTTGTCATACTGGTCAAAGAACAGCGGTATGCCCAGCACTGGTACCCCGTAGTATATGGCCTCCTGGACTCCATTGGTTCCTCCGTGAGCCACAAACACCTTGGTCTGAGGGTGGCCCAAGAGGTCCTTCTGGGGCATCCAGTCCACTATCAGTGTGTTGTTGCCCAGAGTGGAGGGACGCTTTCCAATGTTCCGCCAAATCACCTGTTTGAAAAGCAAATTAAGAATGATTACAAACATAGTACTACACTCTCATACTGGTGATACTTGTGGTTATAATGTACAAAAGTAAAATAATGGATCGATGGTGTCTCTAAGCAAACTGAATACAGCGAGCTAGATTTTGTCTTGTGGGGTTGAAGTCGAAATGTTACAGGAATATATCTCGCTGGATGTGTGGTGGTATGCCAGATGTAGAGCACtacacattcaccattcaatacaataaataaatatcaccTTTTGAGGCATCTTTGCAAAGACGCTGGCGATCTCCTCTGCAACATCATCTGGTAATGCGTTCACTAAAGTACCCAGGGTCATGATGATCACTCCGTGCTCCCCGGCACTCTGAACAAACTCCTCCAGGCCAGGTGGAAGGGGCTGGGCTGGCTTGCACTGGAAGCCCCCTATATAAACTACATTCGGCATCGTGGGTCGGGGAAAGTCAAAGACAAAATCGGACCTGAACAACCAAATGTCTGCTTCCTGGATGAGGGAGATGATGTCACAGCCCCCCTCAATGTACTTGTCACAGATGGCATCGTAACTAGGCCCCACCATGAACCTCTCCTGGAAGACAATGAGGCTGTGAAACAACACGTTCTGGGTCCGCTCTGTGAAGCTCATTTTGTCTGTGAGACCAGAGCCCGGGACGGGGACGTAGGACAGTGGGGACGGAGCTATGGCGAACTGGCCGTCTCCGCTGGTGATCCAACGGACGTTAAGCACCAGAGGTAGTTTGAGATACTTGGCTAGGACAACCCCCGTTGCAAAGGCAGGATCCgtgaggaccaggtcatacTGGGCATCAGATAGGCGTTGAACAAGGCTTTCATCGTCAAGGATTCGACCAAGTATATCACAGTTCATTGAATGAGCCTTAGAAATCATTGACATGAACTGCCAGATGAGTTTGAGGTTTGTAAACGCCgatgctctttctctctgtgcctGATGGAGAAAATGCAATGAAATGAACAATGGAGAAATACATGCTTGCCAGAAATTTAATGTAATGATAATCATATCTTGCTTTTGAAGGTGATTTAAACATGATAATGCCATACGCATGAGCCTGCATAATAATTTCATATTCGAATTTGTAGCAACTTACCTTCATGAAATTGTCCAGATATATTAGAAAAAAGTTTTCCATGGGGGTTTCTACAGGGATGGTGATTGAGGAGTATAACGGGGACTCCTCTCTTATATACCAACTGTCTGATGCTCGTATAACGTCGATGCTGTGTCCTCTTGTGTGGAGTTCCTCGATCACGATCTTCATATTGATCCAGTGACTACCATCCACCGGATATACCAGGACTTTACCTCCATCAGAAGGAGTGGTGAACAGCAGGGGAATCAGAGCAACCGTGAAAAAGATGTGCATTCCAAGGGAAGGCATGGTAGGCGTACCTATTGGAAAAGACAGAATTGCAAGCGTTCTTTTGTTTGAGTTCGGCTTCAATGTTTGAGTAATTATCTAACATTTAGCATGGCCTAGACTTAAGTcacaaatataatgtaacaaaCACCTCAAACAAATCTATATCACTGACACCTGGACCGACCCGGCCGGGAGAACGGTAGATCATCCTAACAGCATCGTAACGTCTGATAAATCAAATAGGCCTAAATAAACAATTGATGAAGAGCGACGTACCCATCAAACGTCTCGTTCTTAACACTTCGGTGAACTAAAAGGATTGTTTCACCTCGACTAATCCTTCCACCGGAGTTCAGGTTCAAACTCCAAACTTTGCACACCCGTGAGCCAGATGTTGTGCAACACATGTAAAATAAGTATTACGGCTTTACGTTTTTGTTCATAACTATTTTGTAACCTACGACATGTGCCTGCCCGGGCTGCCTTAGGGACagctcaacacaaacacaaagaagcTTGAAATCACTGCCAAGACGAAAACATTGAATAACTTTGTTATGCTCTGCATTTTGCACCTTTACATTTATGCTGTGTATTTTATGAGCGTTCATTTTGCTTATTCAATGCTGTAGCCTATGGTACACAAACATTTACACTGCAGTCCATTAGGCAGATAATTTTCAGCAAAAATATTTCTTCTTGATCTTTTTAGAGCGCGATCATCTGCTAATTTACGTTTTTAAAAAGAATCGTGGGCAACTAATTACTGAACTAATAAAATTTCATGGTTCAGGAAAGGTAAAAAATAATAGTCATATAGCAGTAGGCCTAAGCCTACTAAAACCTCGCCTAATTTAATGGTATTTAGTTTTGAATATGTAGTCAAGATGCTAGTGTAGCAACTAGGGTGTATAGCATGTTAAGATATTACGCCGCCCGCCCGCCATGCATTGCTAAGAAATCCCCATCTAACAGTGGTAACACTAACCACCGATGTATCCGATGCAACGAAGATTTATCCTAATTTATGCTGATATCATTCCTCCTCTCTCGACCAATGAACGCTCCTTACTTTCACCACCTGCCAGGAACAAAATTCCATCATTCCAGGCATTTTTACCCCCCTTGCTCGCTTACAACCAAAGTCTTTGTACCTACACCTTTGACCTTCACCTGAACTCCAGTTTGTTGTTATGGACTCCTATGCGATTACAAAAGAGGCAGTTGCAACAGACATATCCTGCGAAAGGTCTATCTGCCGAAGAAAGACGTACTCACAAAtgtggaaaatgtgtttttatttatgtttttatttcgtAATCATGAATTTTGTTGCCGTAGTAAAATGTGGACAACTGcaaaatacaattttaattatatataatataaaaaattatTGAATATTATGTAATTACAATTCAAGCTACAATTTACACTTGAGTTAGTGTATTTTGCTTTTGGATATTCTCCTACCTCTACAGCACAAGAACCTAAACATGATTACAATAGAGAGGAGAAAGATGGTCACAGCAGCCGACAGAGTCATCATTACATCTATAGAGTAGTAAGAATACCAGGGCATCCTGTAAGACTCAGTACGAAGGTGGGGTGCACCTTTGTGGCGCATCACATACTCTGTCCAGAAGATGGCATGCTCCAGGGGGGGAATCGGCTGGTCTCTGTGCAGACGGGACAGTCTCTgcatattgtttctgtaactgTCTTGGTGGAGCACTTCCCCAAGTCCCTGCTCAAAGGTGCGACCGTTGACTTCAGCCAGTTTGAGGATTTTTCCCGCTCCCCTCTCCTGCAGACGGAGCAGGTTGTCATACTGGTCAAAGAACAGCGGTATGCCCAGCACTGGTACCCCGTAGTATATGGCCTCCTGGACTCCATTGGTTCCTCCGTGAGCCACAAACACCTTGGTCTGAGGGTGGCCCAAGAGGTCCTTCTGGGGCATCCAGTCCACTATCAGTGTGTTGTTGCCCAGAGTGGAGGGACGCTTTCCAATGTTCCGCCAAATCACCTGTTTGAAAAGCAAATTAAGAATGATTACAAACATAGTACTACACTCTCATACTGGTGATACTTGTGGTTATAATGTACAAAAGTAAAATAATGGATCGATGGTGTCTCTAAGCAAACTGAATACAGCGAGCTAGATTTTGTCTTGTGGGGTTGAAGTCGAAATGTTACAGGAATATATCTCGCTGGATGTGTGGTGGTATGCCAGATGTAGAGCACtacacattcaccattcaatacaataaataaatatcaccTTTTGAGGCATCTTTGCAAAGACGCTGGCGATCTCCTCTGCAACATCATCTGGTAATGCGTTCACTAAAGTACCCAGGGTCATGATGATCACTCCGTGCTCCCCGGCACTCTGAACAAACTCCTCCAGGCCAGGTGGAAGGGGCTGGGCTGGCTTGCACTGGAAGCCCCCTATATAAACTACATTCGGCATCGTGGGTCGGGGAAAGTCAAAGACAAAATCGGACCTGAACAACCAAATGTCTGCATCCTGGATGAGGGAGATGATGTCACAGCCCCCCTCAATGTACTTGTCACAGATGGCATCGTAACTAGGCCCCACCATGAACCTCTCCTGGAAGACAATGAGGCTGTGAAACAACACGTTCTGGGTCCGCTCTGTGAAGCTCATTTTGTCTGTGAGACCAGAGCCCGGGACGGGGACGTAGGACAGTGGGGACGGAGCTATGGCGAACTGGCCGTCTCCGCTGGTGATCCAACGGACGTTAAGCACCAGAGGTAGTTTGAGATACTTGGCTAGGACAACCCCCGTTGCAATGGCAGGATCggtgaggaccaggtcatacTGGGCATCAGATAAGCGTTGAACAAGGCTTTCATCGTCAAGGATTTGACCAAGCATATCACAGTTTACTGAATGAGCCTTAGAAATCATTGACATGAACTGCGAGGTGAGTTTGAGGAATGTAAACGCAgatgctctttctctctgtgcctGATGGAGAAAATGCAATGAAATGAACATTGGAGAAATACATACATGCCAGCAATTACATGTATTGATGCTCATAAGTTAATGAAATTACATATAAACATCTTGCTCATGAAGATGATTCAAACATGATAATGCCATACGCATGAGTCTGCACAGAGGCGTCgtcagcccctttttactggggcacgtgccccagtaaaagtctccagtgccccagtaaaattccattgatcattattgaattcatctgcagaagcgccgctctcgctatggaatcggcaggattcatcaagtgcatctcctgctgcctcgggagtcttcagtcgagcctgcctcttaccagccaatcaaaaaacgaaaggggctacataaaagccaatcagaaaatagccctattgtatctgggtaagatttaacgcaacaaccaatgaaaaaaatcagttatttacggattcgtccacgtgactcttctgaaagtgtgtaaagtatgaccaagtgtttctttctgttcaatagtctagatagaactttatcaatcccctgtaggagaaatttgttaataaaacaataatggtaaaaaaaataaggaatctcccacttccggcttccatgaaagagaaccatactaattcacacaatagcgttgatgcaaatctagcattaaaggttaatttaaggaagttttctccagtcacgctgaaactagtttgctagtagtagcgctttaatttgcagtgtaagagaattctgggaaatctgaatgctgacaaaattctcagaattctgacactgcaatttatttgcacgctacgactagtgaactacttaaaaaaaaaaactcgacactgcgaccaggcgacaaatgactggtgagaaccttcttaaatgaagagttcagagtttattagcctattcgatttctgaattaaaattcttgtgatgaataatctacatttgtacagtcgatgtgcagcactttaattcccgtcaactatgttttctaacaccagcatttccacaactatgctcatgttcgtgactgctatacaaaaccatttatagtgcatctatttttctgctgggtagtgatagtcgccctaaatgcagctttaatttgggctctgattctgaataaatgccgctgctgaactgtgtgaataaataaagggaactgaaatcgaaagaagacacgtggttttgatgtaccgtgaattccagctgaaagtggaacattgctgccatcaggggaaattaatgtaacctaggcatattgtaagtagctttcaattccttgtttttttgttgatcatgtttcgttggaaaccacgggagctggaaaaagcccagagtaactcatctccttttttaacgttacaacaaattcacaacttgtttgacacaaacaatgacaacttgattgctgttaaagaatgttgcccacataattagcaccagttttcaatactgagcgtctgtagcctgtagttttatagcacacacacacacacacacacacacacgataattcagatcattgcactcacaattcctgtaaacagttgtagttgtgagcgatctttcagtgtgtcgagaaggctccacacctggcttaggtcaaccatggggcaaggaaggcttcaccaactttctcttttgtccattgaaaaggagcaaccatgcaaagtgagtcaaagccacgttattgaccgctttgccaccatgaaggcgcggcgatacagcttaatagtgaaaaaattatcatttacaaaggctctatgcagtagtgtatggccttatttagtttaatttaagagctttgatggttctataacattttccaggttgattcCAGGATGAAGtcagaaattctattagttttaaaccttgtttcttgcctttttagtacatgtcgttctggcaaaattatgctgtttccacacagcttctaaataaatatagatgtgtagacttctcctgataaagaggtgaaggtcataaagagactttttgtttatttgtcagttaccttatttgtaaatctttgagatgtgtatgtgtttaaataaatataattgtacggtactcatgaatccatctttgcgtctttacctttaccagtgctttaatatagcctacagtatgacagtgacaacaattttgaagctcgtacatacccttctgtatccatatatttcatattgtgcacacgttaaaaaaaaaaatgttggcagttgggggcctgtgccccagtaaaactctaggtctagcaacgcccccGGTAATcatttcaaattcaaatttgtaTTAACCTACCTTCATGTATTTCTCCAGATATATTAGAAAAAAGTTTTCCATGGGGGCTTCTACAGGGATGGTGATCGAGGAGTATAACGGGGACTCCTCTCTTATATACCAACTGTCTGATGCTCGTATAACGTCGATGCTGTGTCCTCTTGCGTGGAGTTCCTCGATCACGATCTTCATATTGATCCAGTGACTACCATCCACCGGATATACCAGGACTTTACCTCCATCAGAAGGAGCGGTGAACAGCAGGGGAATCAGAGCAACCGTGAAAAAGATGTGATTTCCAAGGGAAGGCATGGTAGGCGTACCTATTGGAAAAGACAGAATTGCAAGCCGTCTTTTGTTTGAGTTAAACGTGAATGTTTAAGTAACTGTCGGACATTTAGCTTGGCCTAGCCCAATGTCACAAGTATGTAGCAAAAATAGATATCACGGCCACCTGGACCAACCCTGCCGGGAGAACAGTAGTTCATCCTAACATCATCGTCtgataaatcaaataaataaacaattgaTGAAGAGCGACATACCCATCAAACTTCTCGCACTTAATACTTCGGTGAACTAACAGGGTTTCACCTAGATCAGTCCTTCCACCGGAGTTCAGGTTCAAACTCCAAACTTTGCACACCGTGGGCCAGATGTTGTGCAACCCTTGTGTAACATGAGAATTATGGCTTGACGTTTTTGTTCATGGCTATTTTGTACGGCCTTTTCCTGCCCGGGCTGCCTTAGGGACAGTTAAACACAAACCCAAAGAAGATTGAAATCACTGCCAAGATGAAAACATTGAGTAACTTTGCTATGCTCTGCATTTTACAGCCTACCATTTATGCGGTGCATTTTATGAATGGGCTTTTAGCAAATTCAATGCAGTAGCTTATGCTACACATACATTGCAGTTCATTAGGCAGATCATTTTCGGCAAAAATATTTCTTCTTGATCTTTATAGAGCAAAAAGTTCTTTAAAAATGATatcccactctctcactctcactttaTAGAAAAAAACTCAAGGGCAACTAATAATTTAATGAATAAGGTTTCATGCTTCATGAAAGTTAAAACAAATATAGTCATAAAGCATTGTTGATTATATTGGTTAAAGGGAAATTAAAGAGATTGACGGAATTCCAGGTATGTTAGTTTCACTTCAGATATAAGTAGGCCTACGCCTGTAAACCTCACCTAATTTAATCAAGATGGTATTTCGTTTTGAATATGTAGTTAAGATGTTAGGGTAGCAACTAGGGCGTAAGCCTATAACATGTAGGGCCTACATAGATATTACGCCGCTCTGCGCATTGATAAGAAATCCGTATCTGACAGTGGTAACCTCCTAAGGATGTGATGCAATGAAGAATTATCATAATTTATGCTGATATCATTCCTCCTCTCTCGACCAATGAACGCTCCTTACTTTCACCACCTGCCAGGAACAGAATTCCATCATTCCAGGCATTTTTACCCCCCTTCCTCGCTTACAACCAAGTTTGTCCCGACAAACGAGACGAGCtgccattgttttttttgtagtcGGTAGGCTCTGGAGACTCCTGCCtttgttattttgtgtttgttgcgCGTCTGTGTGGACCTACTACGGGATTCtttgtgttttcctttttttttgttgtgagtAGTGATACAACCGAAGGTTCCAAAGTGGCGCTTAAAGTGAGTATCTCTCCTCGTAGCGCAACAACAGAGGGCTCGTTACATTGAAACTACTGTTCTGTGTTGACGTGCAGGAGCACGAGAGTTTCACGCTGCTCGCGCCTCGGAGTTGTCTCGACTGGCAGTGTCGTCTCTTCTCAACTTTACGTAGTGAAAATGAGCTGGCATTGAACAATTAAACTAACGTTTTTTATGATACGCCCTGTTATGTAAAGATGTTTGTGGGAGTTGTATGCACGATCTGTTTCATTAGTAACGAGTAATATTTGTAAACAATACTACTACTCAAGCTTTTctgaaacatgttttttttatcgaAGATGTCTATTATCATTCCATTAGTCTTTGCGCCATATAGCCTACTGAACAACATTGGCCGaagaaaatgtcaaaaacatgtttgaaaCTTCTAGGGTTAACATATCGCAACGAATTTACATTGAGTCTTGCAAAAGTCATTATGCTGAGCGGAATGAGATTGTGGCATCTTGGGAATGTTCAAAGTGGAGCGAACAGGGAGACGGCGGTGAAGCGCGCTGGAGCTTTTTGGTGAAGAATTCCACTCatagcatagtgctttccacGCAGCCTTTATAGTAAACCATTAGTTCCCTACAGGCGACATAGATACACGTGATACCTTCTAAATCATGTTTACTGAGTCATTTAGAGTGTAGATCATTTGAACTGTAGACATAGTTAATGCTTTAAAACATGTCAACAACTACGTCAACAACCTAGTTGTGGGCCGAACGTGCTGCTTATTTTTCCGCATTATATTGTCGCCCACAGGGAGCCGAGTATGGAGACGCCATTGGATGTTCTGTCAAGAGCAGCATCACTAATTCATGCAGATGACGAGAAACGTAAGTTGAGcagtaggcctattaccacTTAATTGTACTTGTTTTCTGTTCACCTTGCAATGTTTATAGGATAAATAAGTGTAGAGAGAGCAGAGAATGAGTTGTGATTTGTTCCAGTAGGTATTGCCTTACATGTCTCTCACCCATGCATGCAGTCTGGGCTAATTAACATCACATTTGTGTTATAACACCCTTGTTTCATACACATGAAGAACAAAATTATTTTTTGTCCCCTTGGTTACATCCTCCTCTGTCAGTCCACAATAGGCATCTTTGTACTGAGCCGGCTTGGAATACAGTACATAGGCAAATAAGGATGACAACACTCAACTCCCAGTGCCCTTTTAAACAACCTCCACTGACTTAACTCTAGTGGTGGGGACTGACTAACTTTCGCTCAACATGTGGTCCGTCTTTATTTGTCCTCCATTTCAATATTTCTAATCATGTCTGAAAGTTATGGCATTACTGCAAAGAAACATAAATTCTTTCCAAGATTACTATTAGAAAAAACTGCTGCAAATCCGTCTTAGCAGAGCTCTGCTTAGTCAGCAGACCCAGAGCAGTGTTGATTCTACGTCGACTTTTTTCAAATGCAATTTTCACAAACTCTGAATTGTATTGTGCTTCCCAATGACTCCATTGCTCACTGAAAGTTCAGCCTGCTTGATTATCTTGGATATTAAAAAGCATTTAGTCAAGGCTGCTGGAGGCCTCTTGTGTAAATCATTGTGTAAAGGTAAATCTAGTGGAACCAAGCAGAGGAGCGGGTCTGGTGGAAATATCCTATGGAAAAGGTGATTTTCttatcaaatgtatttttctcctATATACATTTTCTAACATATAGTCTATATagaatgtgcatattaacactAGCATGTTTCAAATTAAAGGATAGATTTAAGTAAAATACAATTTGAAGCATCTCTCCTTTGTTGACCTAATGAAATATTGGTGGTGACACTTTGAAAGAGTTCCAACTGTCATTTTCCACAATTTTTTCTCAATGGTCCCATAATGCAGTGCTTTATGTGAGCTGAATGTAAGCTGCCTTGCAATTCTTGagtaaaaggaggaggagggaagctttcacctcctcctccctctctcccctgtggTGTCATTGTTTTTTGCTTCTGCGCTGATGTCACTTTGTGTTGTGGGTTGTGCATGGTTTCTTTGTCAAAAAACAATGCACTCGACCTGTTTCTATAATGGCGTGGGGGAACAAAAACAAGCAATGAGCCGACCAGCATACAAAGACGTGTTAAAGGGACCAACAGCTCAAGTAACTATCCCGTTAGCACAGGTCAGCGGTCGGGTTAAATAGCCAACATTGACTTGCATTACATTACATACTTACTTTACTCTCATCTATGAAATAACACATGGAGCTGAGTCAGATTGGGCGTCTTCCTCAATTGCAGTTTAAGACAGACTTTCTAAATAGCTATGCAGTGCTTCATGCCAAAGCACTTAACCAACTGGAGGGGCTGGGGCCTGTTGGGGCaagtggttagggttaaccctaaccctaacccttaccctaaccctaacccttaccccagTTTCATCAGGAAGTACACTGACAACCCATCACTAGTTCATAGGTTGCAATTGTATTCCATTTGCACTCTAGGGTCAAAATATTTTCACTAGTTATTTAATATAAAttgtaatgttttatttatttaaagtgcTTGGATAATTCAGTAGGAGTTATAGAAGAGGATTTATCTAAAATGGTTATTTTTAAAGAACTTTTGTTTAGGAGCAACAATGAAGCACCATATAGGCCATTTTTTTCTACAGGAACCACAACAAAAGAGCAAACTGGTGCCAGGAAAGAGAGGTGCAGCTCCAGCTTTTTCTGTTGCTGTATAGAACACAACAATACTTCCtgcttgtttctctctctctctctctctctctctctctctctctctctctctctctctctctctctctctctctctctcactctcactctctctctctctctctctcactctcactctcactctcactctcccgaagtcgctctctctctcaaacctcTTTTGTAGCTAAAGTTTCCATTGTTTTGTTCAAACATCTTAGGTCTTTTCCTAGCTCTTCCTAGTGTTTTGTCTAAAGAAGGTGGTAGGCCTTATAGCCCAAAAGTATGGCTGGACTGCAAGCCAGGTATTTAGCATAGCCTAGCTGGGCTATGCAACCTTCCTCTTTACGTTTGAGGTAATTTATGTTTGTCATACTGTGTGCCTTACTGCTCTCTTGGTAAGTTCTCCCTTAGTTTGGTCTCAATGGGCAATCCtgattatatacaaatatatataaagctcAAAGATCAAGGGGAGGGTGCCAGTATTGAGAAGGAGAAGTAGGATCGTTCTCCCAGCTGTTGGTTGTGATCTGTCTGTCCATGCCTTCGGCGTGACATTTCTTAGGTGGTGCGTGGCCTGAGTGACAAGTGACAGATGGAGGGAAGGGAGCCATTATAGTCAAATTATCTTGGGGAGCTTGTTCTCAAGAATCAAGAATACGGAAAAACAAAGAATTGGCCAGGCTCTGTTGGTTACCTGTGAAATTGTCTGGtttaattaatttctttaatcGTAGTGATTGGGCTGCTGACTTGAATAGGCTAACATTAGTTCCTACTGTACGTGTACTATTGTGGGTGTCATGTTGTCACAAAATTAGAATTCAGGCTTTTTTTGATGAATAGGTAAAGCTCCCTCATTCAATTATTCCATGTTGGGAATTTTGGGTTAGTAGGAGGACTTTTCTTTTGAATCCGTTTGCATTCAAGTGTGAGAAAGTGAGATTAGCGAAATTTGATCAATTAATGAATACATGTCTCTCTATACATGATTAATCTCACTCTTGTCAGTGCCGCTTATGCAGGGTTCATTGGTCATTTTGACAATGGATGGCAGTTAGGGTTGAATGATGTCATGCTCAGTAAATCAGGCTTGACTTATTGTCTTTTATACGGGCG
Coding sequences:
- the LOC132470708 gene encoding UDP-glucuronosyltransferase 1A5-like isoform X2, encoding MGMSLPTMPSLGMHIFFTVALIPLLFTTPSDGGKVLVYPVDGSHWINMKIVIEELHTRGHSIDVIRASDSWYIREESPLYSSITIPVETPMENFFLIYLDNFMKAQRERASAFTNLKLIWQFMSMISKAHSMNCDILGRILDDESLVQRLSDAQYDLVLTDPAFATGVVLAKYLKLPLVLNVRWITSGDGQFAIAPSPLSYVPVPGSGLTDKMSFTERTQNVLFHSLIVFQERFMVGPSYDAICDKYIEGGCDIISLIQEADIWLFRSDFVFDFPRPTMPNVVYIGGFQCKPAQPLPPGLEEFVQSAGEHGVIIMTLGTLVNALPDDVAEEIASVFAKMPQKVIWRNIGKRPSTLGNNTLIVDWMPQKDLLGHPQTKVFVAHGGTNGVQEAIYYGVPVLGIPLFFDQYDNLLRLQERGAGKILKLSEVNGRIFEQGLGEVLHQDSYRNNMQRLSRLHRDQPIPPLEHAIFWTEYVMRHKGAPHLRTESYRMPWYSYYSIDVMMTLLAAVTIFLLSIVIMFRFLCCRGRRISKSKIH
- the LOC132470708 gene encoding UDP-glucuronosyltransferase 1A5-like isoform X1, which codes for MGTSLPTMPSLGMHIFFTVALIPLLFTTPSDGGKVLVYPVDGSHWINMKIVIEELHTRGHSIDVIRASDSWYIREESPLYSSITIPVETPMENFFLIYLDNFMKAQRERASAFTNLKLIWQFMSMISKAHSMNCDILGRILDDESLVQRLSDAQYDLVLTDPAFATGVVLAKYLKLPLVLNVRWITSGDGQFAIAPSPLSYVPVPGSGLTDKMSFTERTQNVLFHSLIVFQERFMVGPSYDAICDKYIEGGCDIISLIQEADIWLFRSDFVFDFPRPTMPNVVYIGGFQCKPAQPLPPGLEEFVQSAGEHGVIIMTLGTLVNALPDDVAEEIASVFAKMPQKVIWRNIGKRPSTLGNNTLIVDWMPQKDLLGHPQTKVFVAHGGTNGVQEAIYYGVPVLGIPLFFDQYDNLLRLQERGAGKILKLSEVNGRIFEQGLGEVLHQDSYRNNMQRLSRLHRDQPIPPLEHAIFWTEYVMRHKGAPHLRTESYRMPWYSYYSIDVMMTLLAAVTIFLLSIVIMFRFLCCRGRRISKSKIH
- the LOC132470708 gene encoding UDP-glucuronosyltransferase 1A5-like isoform X3, giving the protein MGTPTMPSLGMHIFFTVALIPLLFTTPSDGGKVLVYPVDGSHWINMKIVIEELHTRGHSIDVIRASDSWYIREESPLYSSITIPVETPMENFFLIYLDNFMKAQRERASAFTNLKLIWQFMSMISKAHSMNCDILGRILDDESLVQRLSDAQYDLVLTDPAFATGVVLAKYLKLPLVLNVRWITSGDGQFAIAPSPLSYVPVPGSGLTDKMSFTERTQNVLFHSLIVFQERFMVGPSYDAICDKYIEGGCDIISLIQEADIWLFRSDFVFDFPRPTMPNVVYIGGFQCKPAQPLPPGLEEFVQSAGEHGVIIMTLGTLVNALPDDVAEEIASVFAKMPQKVIWRNIGKRPSTLGNNTLIVDWMPQKDLLGHPQTKVFVAHGGTNGVQEAIYYGVPVLGIPLFFDQYDNLLRLQERGAGKILKLSEVNGRIFEQGLGEVLHQDSYRNNMQRLSRLHRDQPIPPLEHAIFWTEYVMRHKGAPHLRTESYRMPWYSYYSIDVMMTLLAAVTIFLLSIVIMFRFLCCRGRRISKSKIH